A region of Solanum dulcamara chromosome 7, daSolDulc1.2, whole genome shotgun sequence DNA encodes the following proteins:
- the LOC129896045 gene encoding suberization-associated anionic peroxidase-like: MAFGATHLSLALCLMALIVLAKADFDEKIEPINNILEQNSEMLTQEFCIFAAVGSVVTEAIIRERRMGASLIRLFFHDCFVDGCDAGILLDDIPGRFQGEKTSPPNNNSVRGFQVIDQAKQRIKTMCPGAAVSCADILALAARDSVAMLGGIPYPVRLGRRDARTANFTGALTQLPAPFDDLNVQLRKFSAKGLSAREMVALVGSHTVGFARCVTLCDDRNINPAMKSTLRCGCPVSSNNTNLVPLDLMTPDFFDKFYYEDLIRNQGLLFSDQVLMGSSATADVVRTYNNNPALFLREFNDAMIKMGDLPPSRGVQLEIRDVCSKVNGNSIADM, translated from the exons ATGGCTTTTGGTGCAACTCATTTGAGCTTAGCACTTTGCCTTATGGCTCTAATTGTTCTTGCAAAAGcagattttgatgaaaaaatagaGCCAATTAACAATATTTTGGAGCAAAATTCAGAAATGTTAACTCAAGAATTTTGTATTTTCGCGGCGGTTGGGTCAGTTGTCACGGAAGCTATTATAAGGGAGAGGCGAATGGGAGCGTCTCTCATTCGCCTCTTCTTCCATGACTGCTTTGTCGAT gGATGTGATGCTGGTATTCTTCTAGATGATATTCCTGGAAGGTTCCAAGGAGAAAAAACATCACCACCCAATAATAATTCAGTAAGAGGTTTTCAAGTAATTGATCAAGCTAAACAAAGGATCAAAACTATGTGCCCTGGGGCAGCTGTTTCTTGTGCTGATATCCTTGCTCTTGCTGCCCGTGACTCTGTTGCTATG TTAGGAGGAATACCATACCCAGTAAGACTAGGCCGAAGAGACGCAAGGACCGCGAATTTCACCGGCGCGTTGACCCAACTTCCAGCCCCATTCGACGATCTCAACGTTCAATTAAGGAAATTTAGCGCGAAGGGACTGTCCGCACGAGAAATGGTCGCGTTAGTTGGGTCCCACACAGTAGGATTCGCGCGATGTGTAACATTATGTGACGACAGAAACATTAATCCGGCCATGAAATCAACATTAAGGTGTGGTTGCCCTGTTAGTAGCAACAACACGAACTTAGTACCGTTGGATTTGATGACTCCTGATTTTTTCGACAAGTTTTATTACGAGGATTTAATCCGAAATCAAGGACTTCTTTTCTCGGACCAAGTGTTGATGGGATCTAGCGCGACTGCTGACGTTGTTCGAACCTATAATAATAACCCTGCTCTGTTCTTGCGCGAATTCAACGATGCCATGATCAAGATGGGGGACTTGCCCCCATCTCGTGGCGTTCAGTTGGAAATTCGCGATGTTTGTAGCAAGGTGAACGGTAATTCCATCGCGGACATGTGA
- the LOC129895766 gene encoding calcium-binding protein KRP1-like → MATLGHDVVFEDFFPSMVEKLGGEGFLKELKNGFRVLMDEEREVITFESLKKNSELLGLKDNMSDDEVMCMLSEGDLDGDGCLNEMEFCVLMVRLSPDLMDISRMWLEETHAKLV, encoded by the exons ATGGCTACATTGGGGCACGACGTGGTATTTGAGGATTTTTTTCCATCAATGGTGGAGAAACTTGGAGGTGAGGGATTTTTGAAGGAGCTAAAAAATGGATTTAGGGTTTTAATGGATGAGGAGAGGGAAGTCATCACATttgagagcttgaagaagaactCAGAGTTGTTGGGATTAAAGGACAATATGAGTGATGATGAGGTGATGTGCATGTTGAGTGAAGGGGATTTGGATGGTGATGGTTGTTTGAATGAGATGGAATTTTGTGTATTAATGGTTCGTTTGAGTCCTGATTTAATGGACATTTCAAGAATGTGGTTGGAGGAAACTCATGCCaaatt GGTTTAA